In a single window of the Drosophila albomicans strain 15112-1751.03 chromosome 3, ASM965048v2, whole genome shotgun sequence genome:
- the LOC127565604 gene encoding uncharacterized protein LOC127565604, producing the protein MFKELVVFVHTAVRNFFLMRPTAVGPRGSACRVVVKNSWWANIVFFIAIFTPLYVCLLKDVLGLLRDVNYKINRGN; encoded by the exons ATGTTCAAGGAACTTGTAGTGTTTGTGCACACAGCAGTTCGCAACTTCTTCCTGATGCGTCCAACTGCAGTTGGGCCACGTGGA AGCGCGTGTCGTGTCGTTGTTAAGAACAGTTGGTGGGCAAACATTGTGTTCTTTATTGCCATCTTCACGCCGCTCTACGTCTGCCTGCTGAAGGATGTGCTAGGACTCTTGCGTGACGTTAACTACAAGATCAACCGGGGCAAttag
- the LOC117569206 gene encoding DNA replication licensing factor Mcm7 — translation MARRDYAQDRESIKTFLAEFCKCDDDGKKEFVYGSQLVKLAHREQVLITIDLDDLAEFNESLAEAVIENCRRYAAIFSDVIAELLPSYKQQEVHAKDALDVYIEHRLMMDARTRNPMEQRDERNAFPTELMKRFEVGFKPQSTEKAHSIREVKAQQIGKLVTVRGIVTRCTEVKPMMVVATYTCDRCGSETYQPVNSLSFIPVQDCPSDDCRVNKAGGRLYLQTRGSKFVKFQEIKMQEHSDQVPVGHIPRSMTVLCRGEVTRMAQPGDHVLVSGVFLPMVRTGFAQMIQGLLSETFLQAHRIICINKNDDISDKDAELTPAELEELAQDDFYERLATSLAPEIYGHLDVKKALLLLLVGGVDKRPDGMKIRGSINICLMGDPGVAKSQLLGYISRLAVRSQYTTGRGSSGVGLTAAVMKDPLTGEMTLEGGALVLADQGVCCIDEFDKMADADRTAIHEVMEQQTISIAKAGIMTTLNARVSILAAANPAFGRYNPRRTVEQNIQLPAALLSRFDLLWLIQDKPDRDNDLRLAKHITYVHSHSKQPPSRIKSLDMNLMRRYINLCKRKNPTIPDELTEYIVGAYVELRREARNQKDMTFTSARNLLGILRLSTALARLRLSDRVEKDDVSEALRLLEMSKDSLNQIHEHQKGHVPNTSDRIFAIVRELAGSGKAVKIADIMDRCTTKGFKPDQVDKCIDDYEELNVWQVNMGRTKITFM, via the exons atgGCACGCCGAGACTACGCTCAAGACAGAG AATCGATCAAAACCTTTTTGGCCGAATTCTGCAAATGCGACGACGATGGCAAAAAGGAGTTTGTTTATGGTTCGCAACTCGTCAAGCTAGCGCATCGGGAGCAAGTGCTCATCACCATCGATCTGGATGATCTGGCTGAATTCAATGAGAGTCTCGCCGAGGCTGTGATTGAGAATTGTCGACGCTATGCGGCCATTTTCAGTGATGTGATTGCCGAGCTGCTCCCCAGCTACAAGCAGCAAGAGGTGCACGCAAAGGATGCGCTTGATGTGTACATCGAGCATCGCTTGATGATGGATGCACGCACGCGCAATCCCATGGAGCAGCGCGATGAACGCAACGCCTTCCCCACCGAGCTGATGAAGCGATT TGAGGTGGGTTTCAAGCCACAGTCCACGGAGAAGGCGCATTCCATCCGCGAGGTGAAAGCCCAGCAGATTGGCAAACTGGTCACAGTGCGTGGAATCGTCACTCGCTGCACCGAGGTGAAGCCCATGATGGTGGTGGCCACCTACACTTGCGATCGCTGCGGCTCTGAGACCTATCAGCCCGTCAATTCGTTGTCGTTTATTCCTGTGCAAGATTGTCCTTCGGATGATTGCCGTGTGAACAAAGCAGGCGGACGTCTTTATCTGCAGACGCGTGGCTCCAAGTTCGTAAAGTTCCAGGAGATCAAAATGCAGGAGCACAGCGATCAAGTACCCGTTGGCCACATTCCACGCAGCATGACGGTGCTTTGTCGTGGCGAGGTGACGCGCATGGCACAGCCAGGTGATCATGTGCTTGTCTCGGGTGTTTTCCTGCCCATGGTGCGCACGGGCTTCGCACAGATGATTCAGGGTCTGCTCTCGGAGACTTTCCTGCAAGCACAC CGCATCATTTGCATCAACAAAAACGACGACATTTCGGACAAGGACGCAGAACTCACGCCCGCTGAATTGGAGGAGCTGGCCCAGGATGACTTCTATGAGCGTTTGGCTACTAGTTTGGCACCTGAAATCTACGGTCATTTGGATGTGAAAAAGgctctgcttttgttgctcgTAGGCGGAGTGGATAAGCGTCCTGATGGCATGAAGATTCGCGGCAGCATCAACATCTGTCTGATGGGCGATCCTGGTGTGGCCAAATCCCAGCTGCTCGGCTACATTAGTCGTCTGGCCGTGCGTTCGCAGTACACCACAGGACGTGGTTCCTCAGGCGTGGGTTTAACAGCTGCTGTCATGAAGGATCCGCTAACAGGAGAAATGACGCTCGAGGGTGGCGCTTTGGTGCTCGCCGATCAGGGCGTCTGCTGCATTGATGAGTTCGATAAAATGGCGGATGCGGATCGTACAGCTATTCACGAAGTGATGGAACAGCAGACCATCTCCATTGCCAAAGCAGGCATAATGACTACACTGAATGCGCGTGTTTCCATTTTGGCAGCAGCCAATCCTGCCTTTGGTCGTTACAATCCACGTCGCACGGTGGAGCAAAACATTCAGTTACCTGCCGCTTTGTTATCGCGTTTCGATTTGCTGTGGCTCATTCAGGATAAACCGGATCGTGACAATGATTTGCGTCTGGCCAAGCACATCACGTATGTGCACAGCCATAGCAAGCAGCCGCCGTCGCGCATCAAGTCGCTGGACATGAATCTGATGCGTCGCTACATCAATCTATGCAAGCGCAAGAATCCAACCATTCCCGACGAGCTCACCGAGTACATTGTGGGCGCCTATGTAGAGCTGCGTCGCGAGGCGCGCAACCAGAAGGACATGACCTTTACATCGGCTCGTAATCTGCTCGGCATTCTGCGTCTCTCGACGGCTTTGGCACGTCTGCGTCTCTCTGATCGCGTGGAGAAGGATGATGTTTCAGAGGCACTGCGTTTGCTGGAGATGTCCAAGGATTCGCTCAACCAAATACACGAGCACCAGAAGGGACA TGTTCCCAACACTTCGGATCGCATCTTTGCCATCGTACGCGAGTTGGCTGGATCGGGCAAGGCTGTTAAGATTGCCGACATCATGGATCGCTGCACGACAAAGGGCTTCAAACCCGACCAGGTGGACAAATGCATCGATGACTACGAGGAACTCAACGTATGGCAGGTCAACATGGGCCGCACCAAGATTACATTCATGTAA